The window GGTgagggggcggccccgggggcccGAGCCCTGctggcggggggcagaggggctggtggcTGACTGGGActggcggggggcagaggggctggcgGCTGACCGGgctgtcctctccctgccaggTTCTGCCTGGACTCGGCCAAGCAGACGCGGCAGAAGGTGGCGGTGAACTGGACCAACTTCACCCTGAAGAAAACCACTTCCAGCGCAGCCCAGTGAGGtgcgggggggctgccccccacccacGGCCGCTCGCCTCTCCTCACTGTGCCCCCCGTCTCGCCTCGGTGGGGTCCCCTCCTCCGCGGGGGGCCCCGGTGCTCTCCTGCCCCGCGGgggcccccggggctccccccatcctcctcctgccccctccccgcggggtgACCCCGGCCGTCCCGTCCCCCTCTCCGCGGGTGCCCGGCTCCCTGCGCCGCGGGGAAGGACCGTGCTGGACCCAATaaagaactttttaattttttattttatttaaaccccgctgtctgctgctttctgccGCGCCCGGTGGGGGCCGGGGAGGGTGTGGGGGGCGCCACCGTGCGCCTTCTGCACAAGTTTGGCCGTCGAAGCGACCCGTCGGGCCCTGTCTCTGCTCCCGCCGCGTCCCGCGCGGGGCGTGGCGTGGCAACGCGTTGCTGGGCGACGGCGCCCGTCCCCGTAGCCGTCACTTCCGGTGCGTGGGATTTGCATCCGGGGCGGCGCGGCTGTTGCGCGGAAACGGCGCCATGGAGGCCGGGGCTGACAGGAAGGTAGGGCCGGGCCCAGCCTGGCCGGTACCGACAGCCCTGGGGTGCCGGGCGGGGCTGGTGCCGTCCCGGGCCGGCCTAACCTCGCGTCTCCCCACAGAGGcagcgggaggaggcggcggagacGTCCGACCTGTCTGGGGAGGAAGATGACGACTATGTGCCCTACGTGCCCGTCAAGCAGCGCAAGCAGCAGATGGTAACGGAGTAACAGGGCCCGGTgtagcccggggggggggggggagggggctctgAACGTCCCTCCCGACGCGGGGCCTCTCACTCCGCCTCCACCCGCTTCCTtccagctgcagaagctgctgcagaTGCGGCGGAAGGTGGTGTCGGAGGAGGAGCAGCGGGACAGCGGGAGCGAGCAGCGGGGTGATGAGGACGACATCCCCCTGGGGCCCCAGTCCAACATCAGCCTCCTGGACCAGCACCAGCACCTCAAAGAGAAGGCGGAAGGTAGGGGAGCGGCTGGCGGTAAGGCTGGGCGGCTTTCAGGAGGGACTGAAACCTCCTCACTGTTTCCTTGACTCTCCCCCCAGCTCGGAAGGAGTCAGCCAAGGAGAAGCAgctgaaggaggaagagaagatcCTGGAGAGTGTGGCAGAGGGCCGAGGTGAGCGGTGGGAGCCCCGTGTCTCTCAGACCTGTCTGCAGAGCTGTCAGGGCAGCAGTAGGGGTATTACCTGCACTCAGGGATGTTCATGGCCAGGATGGGACAGGAGGTTGCAACAGGATCCTTCGGTCAGCATCCAACTGCCTGGCTTAGCTGAGGCGGTGCTGTGGCAGGCCCCTAGGCATGGCAGGCTGCAGCCTTTGGTGTTCCTGTACCCAGAGGGCTGTCAGaggtgctgcttttcctcctctgtctctgGGCACAGTCTCCCAAAGCGTTAGCCTAAGTAGTTCTCTGGTGAGGACAAGCGCATCTGGAGATGGAGAGCTTGCACTGATCTCGTCGGCTTTGTTCTTGCAGCTTTGATGTCAGTGAAGGAGATGGCAAAGGGCATCACCTACGATGATCCGATTAAAACCAGGTGTGTTTCACAGTATGGAGGTTGTCTTCCTGAAAACATTGCTTCCTTGCAGCTGAAGAGAACTAGAAGCTGTGCAGCCTCGCAGGAGGAgcgctgctctgcagccactgccttctctcttgctccAATGCCTGGCGGCTTACCGCTGTACATAACATGGAAGGCTGTTGAGTCACCTTGAATGTTACTTTATATACAGTTAAGATTTTCTAGAGTACGTTTCTGTTAAACTTGAAGACTAGAGGTGAATCTTCAGATCTTGGAGGTGACTAAGCTAGAGAAAGAGACTGGGGGAGCCAACAGAGCCAGTGCTGCTCGAGGCAGTGTCAGAGAGATGATTGAGATGTGTCAAAAAGATTTTGGCTTGTTCTGTCCAGCGCCCATAGACTGTTCTCAGCTGTGAGCTTGGGACTTTTTACTGAGACTTTGGGGAAACGTTTAATGCATGGAACTAGTGTGGATCTGCTCCCGTGCTCACACCATGAAGCCCCTTGGACTGTTTTCCCTGGTGGGATGTTGGAGCCTGACAGGGAGTTCTCCTGGGCCTAcgtgggagctgctgcctctggaGCCCCAGCCTGATTCTGCGCCACGAcctttctctgttgtctttgcAGCTGGAGAGCACCTCGTTACATCCTGGGCATGTCGGAGGCACGGCACGATCGCGTGCGCAAGAAGTACCACATCCTGGTGGAGGGGGAAGGCATCCCGCCCCCCATCAAGAGCTTCAAGGAGATGAAGTTCCCAGCAGGTGGGCCGGGAGAGGAGCCTGGTAGAGTCAGGGACAGCATTTTCCTGGGAAATGTGTGTCAGTGAGCGAAGCTGTTGGATCCTTAATGCTTGGTCTTAGTGGGGTCGCAGCTAAATTCCCAACAGCGGCTGTGTCGCCTAGCTGCTGGCCCAAGGGGTGTTTGTCACtggtgggagagctgctgctggaacGTGAGtaggagggaaagagggagagaagactTCAGGTCATGAATGCGTGTGTCCCTTGTTCTCTGACAGCTATCCTGAGGGGCCTGAAGAAAAAGGGAATCCAGCAGCCAACACCCATACAGATCCAAGGCATCCCCACGATGTGAGtgctctgtccctgtcccagagTGGGGAGCGGTTGCTCCCTAAGGCCCACCCAGTGGTGTGTACCGAGTGCTCTTCGCTGGTGACAGATGTGCCCCGTCACCTTGCTCAGCCCTGGAGGTCTGAGCCGTTCTGTGATGCTCCTCCTCACCATCAGCCCCATTTCTCTGCCAGCCTCTCAGGAAGGGACATGATTGGCATTGCATTCActggctctgggaagaccttggTGTTCACCCTCCCGGTGATCATGTTctgcctggagcaggagaagaggctGCCATTTTCCAAGCGAGAGGGACCCTACGGACTCATCATCTGTCCCTCGGTGAGTGTCGGGGGCACAGTGACAAGCGGGAGGAAGTTCTGATTGATGTTCAGTGGCTATCCCAGATCCTCCCTGCACGGAGGTGTAGGAATGAGTAAGTTTTGTCTCTGCAGCGGGAGCTGGCCCGGCAGACCCACGGCATCATTGAGTACTACTGTCGCCTGCTGCAGGAGGACGGCCTGCCCCCGCTGCGCTGCGCCCTCTGCATCGGGGGCATGTCTGTCAAGGAGCAGATGGAGACAATCAAACAGTAAGACCTTCTGGGGGGGTTTGTGGGGCTGGAGCTGTACTCTGTTTTCTGGCAGGGGACTAAGGGGTGGCACCCTGGCTGGATGGCTTCAGGAAGGTGTGGGGGCGAAGGTGACGTGCCTAGCAGGCGTTACCTTCCCTATGTGTCGCTGCGTGGGTGGGAATCCGAGTGCCTGACTGTGGCCTTCTCTCGTCCCGCAGTGGTGTACACATGATGGTGGCAACCCCTGGCCGCCTGATGGACCTGCTGCAGAAGAAGATGGTGAGCCTGGACATCTGCCGTTACTTGGCCTTGGATGAAGCTGACAGGATGATTGATATGGGCTTTGAGGGGGACATCCGTACCATCTTCTCCTACTTCAAGGTACTAAGTTGGCATGATACGAGCACCCTGAAGCTCAATCCCTGCACCCGCCTGGTTGAGTGAGTGCTAAATCCTTGCCCGCACTGCGTTCCCTGTGCAGGGCCAGCGGCAAACCCTCCTCTTCAGTGCCACAATGCCCAAGAAGATCCAGAACTTTGCCAAGAGTGCCCTGGTGAAGCCCATCACCATTAACGTTGGGCGAGCGGGTGCTGCCAGCCTGGATGTTGTGCAGGTGAGGTAGTTGGGAGCTCCCCTGTGCCTGTGTGGGAGGCCAGCGCCATTTGTGAGGGCACTTGATGCATCCCTTGTCAGGGAGCCGGTGTTCATGGCCCTCCTTCCCAAGAGGTTAAGGCATACCAAGCAATGGCAatttctctgctgcctgcctgacTCATCTCTGTGCTTGTTCCTAGGAAGTGGAGTACGTGAAAGAGGAGGCCAAGATGGTGTACCTCCTTGAGTGCCTGCAGAAGACCCCACCACCTGTGAGTAGTGCACTCTGGCAGCATGGCTGGGGGCAGCGTGGGCACGCCGCAGGCCCAGGGCACGGGTGGAGCTGATGATGGGGTCGCAGCTGTGATGCTGCAGGGCTCTGCCGTGGGTGGGGTAGGCATGTGAGTGAGCCATGCTCCACGTATGAGCAGGTCCTGGGCTCAGAGCTGTTGTGTGTTCTGCTCAGCAAGAGGGAATGGGTTTCCTGGGGGGTTGTGCTGgtgccagcagtgccagcccaCAGAAGGGCAGCTCTTCCAtgttgtctgtgctgctgcaggtgctGATCTTTGCAGAGAAGAAGGCGGATGTCGATGCGATCCACGAGTACCTGCTGCTCAAGGGTGTGGAAGCTGTGGCCATCCATGGAGGGAAAGGTCAGTGAGGGTGTTGGGGAGGCCTGGGCCGTGGTGTGGTCCTGCCTgaccctgctcctgccagggtGGCACGTGGCCACGGGAGGTCCTAGCATGCAGCATTTTGTGATGGTGTGAGGAAGGGCTGTGGCAATGTCAGGAGCGAACACCATGTTGTGTGTAGCAGGCATAGACACAGTGCAGGTCCCTGTGGGACCTAGAGGTCCCTCTGCTCCTTTATTTGGGGAAAGGCTGCATAGGCACTCTCACTGGGGAAGCCCCGGTTGAGCGATGCTTGGCTCTGAGGCCATAGTTGTTGCCACAAGAGGTAGGACTGGGAGCTCTGCCCTTGCTGATCTTCTCTGCTGGGCCTTTGCAGATCAGGAGGAACGGACAAAAGCCATCGAGGCCTTCCGGGATGGGAAGAAGGATGTCCTGGTTGCCACTGATGTCGCTTCCAAGGGCCTGGACTTCCCAGCCATCCAGCACGTCATCAACTACGACATGCCGGAGGAGATTGAGAACTATGGTGGGGACTGGGCCCCGTGGGGGACCAAGGAGGGCGTGGTGGGGTGGGTGCAGAGGCCAGCAAGGCTCTGCGCTTGTCTCTGCAGTGGGTGGGGTCAGGGATGGTCTGTCACATTGCATTCATCCAGGCCTGATCCTGTCTCTTTCTCCACAGTTCATCGTATCGGGCGTACAGGCCGTTCGGGCAACACTGGCATTGCCACCACCTTCATCAACAAGGCCTGCGGTGAGAAACagcttggggctgggggctgcctgcagggaggcTGCGGCTGTAGGAGGCAGCTGGGCGGTGGAGCTGCCTCTGCCTTGGCAAGGAGGGTGTTCCTGAGCAAACAGGGACAAGTCATGatggcctggggaggggagatggTGGTGTGAGgcagtgccccccacccctgctcgGGCTGTGTCTGATCCGTGTCCCTGCCCCCAGATGAGTCGGTGCTGATGGACCTGAAGGCCCTGCTCCTGGAGGCGAAGCAGAAGGTGCCGCCTGTGCTCCAGGTGCTGCACTGCGGGGATGAGACCATGCTGGACATCGGAGGTGAGAGACCCCGGGCTGGCACAGGGACCTCCCGCGGGGCTGTTAAGAGACCTGGGCTGCGgacaggacccccaggtcccagGGCGGTTCCTGCCTGCCTCGGGGCTGTCGTTGCCTGGCCATGCGGGCAGCCCAGTGCTGCGGCAGGGGGGAGACGCTGGCGTAGCCCCTCTGCTTCTGGGGTGGGGGCCGCTCTCCTGGTGTGGCACGGCTCCCTCTGACCTCCTCTCTCCTGTTGCAGGCGAGCGGGGCTGCGCCTTCTGCGGCGGCCTGGGCCATCGCATCACCGACTGCCCCAAGCTGGAGGCGATGCAGACCAAGCAAGTCAGCAACATCGGCCGCAAGGACTACCTGGCCCACAGCTCTATGGACTTCTAGCCTGGGGAGCGTGCTCCCCAGCGCTCCCCTGCACGGGCCTTGGTTCCCTTTCAGCCGGGGCAGTGCCCCAGCTGCTCTCGCCTTTCCCAAGCCCAGGTGCCTGTCCTGCACTGGCTGTGGCCCCTTTTCTAGGCATTTGGCCACCGGGGCTGTTGCCAGCTCAGCCTGATGAAGCTCCTGCCCCAAGAGGAAATGTGTGGAGGTGTGCTGCAACAGCCCGTTATGTCAGCGGCGCATTGGGCAAGCAGGTAGCGGTGCCtgaggggaggaggaagcccCAGGTGGGGTTCCTCCCCACAGTGATCTGTGgccgcctgcctgctgcccttgcCAGCCCCCTGCAGTGGCGTGGCCAGGGTCTTACATCGCTCCTCTCCAAAGCCCCTCAATTCCTCCAGGACCGTCCCCCTTACCTGGTTTTGTGCATCTCGGCTGGTGGCTGTTCCCATATCCCCCGAACGCGCTCTTACGCAGCTGGGGCGAGGTGGTGCGTGCTGCGCTTGTGTCGGGCGGTCCCCTGTgtgcttcctgtgctctgcctgcgCGTGTTCTGCCCCACTGCCCCTCTGCGAGGGGGAGGGCGGATGGACGGACACCTCCTGTGGCCCAGCCTCTGCCCCTCATCCCACACAGCAAAAAGGGGAAGTTGCTGAGAGAAGGAAGTCTGCCCCATGCAgttgcttctgctgcagcagtcACATTTTCTCCACGGCTGGTAGCCCGAGTCCCCGGTCCTTGCActggctgccagggcagcacTGGGCCCATGGAGAGACCGGTGAAGGATGGGATCCTCTATGTGCAGCACTGCAAATTTGGAAAGGTAAAGGGTGGATTTGGGGCTGGGTACAGGGTTTGCCCTGATCTGTCTTGATGCCAGGCCTGGGGCTGCACCCtcagcagcctgggaagggggGACTGCAGCCAGACCCCTTGGAGctggcccgggggggggcccagggctctgcagcccaaGGAGCGGGGCTCTCCCTGCGGCCCAGGGGACTCATCCGTGCAGGCACCTGCTTGGGCTCGCCCCTGCGCTCAGGGTCCCTCTTCTCGCTTGGTCACCACACGATTTGCAATGAAACAATAAATGCGTGTTAATGAGGTGCAGCTCCAGCGTGTGTGAGCGGGGCGCTGGGGCAGCGCGTGGGATGTGGCTCTGCACCCAGCCCCCCATGCGCCtggccctggggtgctggtgccATCCGTGGGGCACCCCTCGTGGCTTGGCCTGCTGCCCCAGGCCCTTGGGGTGGGCATCGAGTGCTGCAGCCCTCTGGGCATGATGTGGGTGACATGGGAGTCCC is drawn from Mycteria americana isolate JAX WOST 10 ecotype Jacksonville Zoo and Gardens chromosome 8, USCA_MyAme_1.0, whole genome shotgun sequence and contains these coding sequences:
- the DDX41 gene encoding putative ATP-dependent RNA helicase DDX41, encoding MEAGADRKRQREEAAETSDLSGEEDDDYVPYVPVKQRKQQMLQKLLQMRRKVVSEEEQRDSGSEQRGDEDDIPLGPQSNISLLDQHQHLKEKAEARKESAKEKQLKEEEKILESVAEGRALMSVKEMAKGITYDDPIKTSWRAPRYILGMSEARHDRVRKKYHILVEGEGIPPPIKSFKEMKFPAAILRGLKKKGIQQPTPIQIQGIPTILSGRDMIGIAFTGSGKTLVFTLPVIMFCLEQEKRLPFSKREGPYGLIICPSRELARQTHGIIEYYCRLLQEDGLPPLRCALCIGGMSVKEQMETIKHGVHMMVATPGRLMDLLQKKMVSLDICRYLALDEADRMIDMGFEGDIRTIFSYFKGQRQTLLFSATMPKKIQNFAKSALVKPITINVGRAGAASLDVVQEVEYVKEEAKMVYLLECLQKTPPPVLIFAEKKADVDAIHEYLLLKGVEAVAIHGGKDQEERTKAIEAFRDGKKDVLVATDVASKGLDFPAIQHVINYDMPEEIENYVHRIGRTGRSGNTGIATTFINKACDESVLMDLKALLLEAKQKVPPVLQVLHCGDETMLDIGGERGCAFCGGLGHRITDCPKLEAMQTKQVSNIGRKDYLAHSSMDF